A region of Paenibacillus sp. 37 DNA encodes the following proteins:
- the ruvB gene encoding Holliday junction branch migration DNA helicase RuvB — translation MDDRIISANLMMEDQNVELSLRPRYLNEYIGQNQVKENLKIYIEAAKFRNEALDHVLLYGPPGLGKTTLANIIANELGVNLRTTSGPAIERPGDLAALLTNLQEGDVLFIDEIHRLHRTVEEVMYPAMEDSALDIMIGKGPSARSVRLDLPPFTLIGATTRAGLLSAPLRDRFGVISRLEFYTVDELAYIVSRSTEILGVEIVGDAAQEIALRSRGTPRIANRLLKRVRDFAQVRGDGIITQTLAEEALQRLQIDPRGLDEIDHKMLKSMINSFRGGPVGLDTIAATIGEESQTIEDVYEPYLLQIGMIQRTPRGRIVTDLAYHHLGLPVPPRDGK, via the coding sequence ATGGATGATCGGATTATTTCCGCGAACCTGATGATGGAGGACCAAAATGTTGAGTTGAGTCTTCGTCCCCGGTATCTGAATGAATATATCGGGCAGAATCAGGTGAAGGAAAATTTAAAGATATATATTGAAGCTGCCAAATTCCGTAATGAGGCATTGGATCACGTTTTGTTATATGGCCCACCTGGACTGGGTAAAACAACACTTGCCAATATTATTGCCAACGAACTGGGCGTTAATTTACGAACTACGTCAGGCCCGGCTATTGAACGCCCGGGTGATCTTGCAGCATTGTTAACCAATCTGCAGGAAGGCGATGTCCTGTTTATTGATGAGATTCATCGTTTGCATCGTACAGTTGAAGAAGTCATGTACCCCGCTATGGAAGATTCCGCATTGGACATTATGATTGGTAAAGGTCCAAGTGCACGTTCCGTTCGGCTGGATCTGCCGCCATTCACTCTGATTGGGGCTACAACGCGTGCTGGCTTGCTGTCTGCTCCACTTCGAGACCGATTTGGTGTTATCAGTCGATTGGAATTCTACACAGTTGATGAGCTGGCTTATATCGTCTCACGCTCTACCGAAATTTTGGGTGTGGAAATTGTGGGGGATGCTGCGCAAGAGATTGCATTGCGCTCACGTGGGACACCGAGGATCGCGAACCGTTTGTTAAAACGAGTACGTGACTTTGCACAGGTGCGTGGTGACGGGATTATAACACAGACACTGGCGGAAGAAGCGTTGCAACGTCTCCAGATTGATCCGCGTGGCCTGGATGAGATTGATCATAAGATGCTCAAATCGATGATCAACAGCTTCCGGGGAGGACCGGTAGGGCTGGATACCATTGCTGCTACGATTGGTGAAGAGAGTCAGACGATCGAGGATGTTTATGAACCGTATCTGCTTCAGATTGGCATGATTCAGCGTACACCAAGGGGCAGGATCGTAACAGATCTAGCCTATCATCATTTGGGTCTACCTGTTCCACCAAGAGACGGGAAATAA
- the ruvC gene encoding crossover junction endodeoxyribonuclease RuvC — MRFLGIDPGIAIVGFGFVDKIGSKVVPVQYGCIQTEAHTPEEERLLHVYEGMVQLIDKYKPDAVALEKLFFNRNVTTAMSVSQARGVMVLAAAQKGLPIAEYTPMQIKQAVVGYGKAEKKQVQEMVKMFLRLQVVPKPDDVADALAVAVCHAHSYTLNSKLNEVLRK, encoded by the coding sequence TTGCGTTTTTTGGGAATTGACCCGGGTATTGCGATTGTTGGTTTTGGTTTTGTGGATAAAATCGGCAGTAAGGTGGTACCCGTACAATATGGATGTATTCAGACGGAAGCTCATACCCCTGAAGAGGAGCGGTTGCTTCACGTATATGAAGGTATGGTGCAATTGATTGATAAATACAAACCTGACGCAGTAGCGCTAGAGAAACTTTTTTTCAACCGGAACGTTACAACAGCAATGTCTGTCAGTCAGGCGAGAGGCGTTATGGTACTCGCTGCCGCGCAGAAGGGTTTACCTATTGCAGAGTATACGCCAATGCAGATCAAGCAGGCTGTTGTGGGGTACGGTAAAGCGGAGAAGAAGCAAGTACAGGAGATGGTCAAAATGTTCTTGCGTCTTCAGGTCGTTCCTAAGCCGGATGACGTAGCGGATGCATTGGCTGTAGCCGTGTGCCACGCACACTCTTATACATTAAATTCCAAGTTGAATGAGGTATTGCGAAAATGA
- the ruvA gene encoding Holliday junction branch migration protein RuvA has product MIDFLRGQFIHVENDYIVLDVHGVGYRVFCPNPFAFAKQEGEITVYTHHHVREDAMLLFGFVTRDEQRLFRKLIEVSGIGPKVALGILAGGTPEHVVTAIYQENLTFLTKLPGIGKKTAQRMILDLKDKLDSFGAAAYATGLFAPPSEESGSGSAWDEAREGLKALGYTDSELDKVWLKLKKDVTTADSVDVLMKKALQMLFTG; this is encoded by the coding sequence ATGATTGATTTTCTAAGAGGACAGTTCATTCATGTAGAGAATGATTATATTGTGCTGGATGTTCATGGTGTAGGGTATCGCGTATTCTGTCCGAATCCATTTGCGTTTGCCAAGCAAGAAGGCGAAATTACGGTGTACACTCACCATCATGTGCGTGAGGATGCGATGTTGCTGTTTGGATTTGTTACCCGGGATGAGCAGCGTTTGTTCCGTAAACTGATTGAAGTATCCGGTATCGGTCCAAAAGTAGCTCTGGGCATACTCGCTGGAGGTACACCAGAACATGTGGTTACGGCGATTTATCAGGAGAATCTTACGTTCTTGACCAAATTGCCAGGCATCGGCAAGAAGACTGCACAACGCATGATTCTGGATCTCAAGGATAAGCTGGATAGCTTTGGTGCGGCAGCGTATGCAACAGGTTTGTTCGCTCCTCCATCGGAAGAGTCGGGAAGTGGTTCAGCTTGGGATGAGGCACGTGAAGGTCTCAAGGCACTTGGGTATACTGACAGTGAGCTTGATAAAGTATGGCTCAAATTGAAAAAGGATGTTACTACAGCAGATTCCGTTGATGTGTTGATGAAAAAGGCGCTGCAAATGCTGTTTACGGGATAA
- the queA gene encoding tRNA preQ1(34) S-adenosylmethionine ribosyltransferase-isomerase QueA produces the protein MNVNLYDFELPEQLIAQTPLLDRTASRLLALNKDSGEINHQTFPDIIDFLNPGDTLILNDTRVLPARLFGTKEDTGAKAEVLLLKNVEGDKWEALVKPGKKLKAGSVIVFGDELKAIIEEEGEMGARTLTFTYDGIFQEILDRLGEMPLPPYIKETLDDRERYQTVYAKHEGSAAAPTAGLHFTDELLDQIRAKGVNVAFITLHVGLGTFRPMSVDVVEDHVMHEEYYSLSQETADLINQTKENGHRVFAVGTTSCRTLETVGSKFENGILQASSGWTSIFIYPGYSFKVIDGMLTNFHLPKSTLVMLVSALAGREHIMQAYEEAIQEKYRFFSFGDAMLIY, from the coding sequence ATGAATGTGAACTTATATGATTTTGAATTACCAGAGCAATTGATAGCACAGACGCCGTTGCTTGATCGCACGGCATCCCGTTTGCTTGCCTTGAACAAAGATAGTGGTGAGATTAATCATCAAACGTTTCCTGATATTATCGATTTTCTGAATCCCGGTGATACATTGATTCTGAATGATACACGTGTTCTTCCCGCTCGTCTGTTTGGTACAAAAGAAGATACAGGAGCAAAGGCAGAAGTGTTATTGCTTAAAAATGTGGAAGGCGACAAGTGGGAAGCACTGGTTAAGCCGGGTAAAAAACTGAAAGCCGGTTCGGTCATCGTATTCGGTGATGAACTGAAGGCAATCATTGAAGAAGAGGGCGAGATGGGGGCACGTACACTTACGTTTACGTATGATGGAATCTTCCAGGAGATTCTGGACCGTCTGGGCGAGATGCCGTTGCCGCCTTATATCAAAGAGACGTTGGATGACCGTGAACGGTATCAGACTGTGTATGCCAAGCATGAAGGATCGGCGGCTGCACCTACAGCAGGACTCCATTTTACGGATGAATTGTTGGATCAGATTCGTGCCAAGGGCGTTAATGTTGCCTTCATTACGCTGCATGTAGGACTGGGAACGTTCAGACCAATGTCGGTAGACGTTGTAGAAGATCATGTCATGCATGAGGAGTATTACTCCTTGTCACAAGAAACAGCAGACCTGATTAACCAGACCAAAGAGAATGGACACCGTGTTTTTGCGGTTGGTACAACCAGTTGCCGGACTCTGGAAACGGTAGGCAGCAAATTTGAAAATGGAATACTGCAAGCGAGCAGCGGATGGACCAGCATTTTCATCTACCCAGGCTATTCCTTCAAAGTGATCGATGGGATGCTTACGAATTTTCATCTCCCGAAATCCACGTTGGTTATGTTGGTTAGTGCACTAGCAGGCAGGGAACATATTATGCAGGCATATGAGGAAGCCATCCAAGAGAAATACCGGTTCTTCAGCTTCGGCGATGCCATGTTGATATATTAG
- a CDS encoding SpoIID/LytB domain-containing protein yields MGKAIRTKKWSRRLKVLAAALLTVGCLQVPAYAAGNDGQTIRVALFANLGSTYKSTTPLITLESTGQWSIQSESGANVSLPAGQVRFSADGFRVKVLETADFKAASAAAKLLQATADKPLLFTTSMNGNAIYQLYTGNYATEALAGQAVTRVQKAAAAQLAGQKPTVTGSKRLSAGTYGSLQEAEAAQANLLSTGVSSAYPVLQLSGGSQAYAVWVGEASTDAELTALKNSVEAKAPGVSLSPVNNSAGLIIRQDAGLSTDALKTAPHYTIAGTESKALVQGNGNGIKVVERSQRTYRGDMEISIVSGDLALVNVVPLEQYLYSVVGAEVYSSWPAEALKVQAVAARSYALQQGERFKIANVVDTTLSQAYNGIGSENDKVTSAVDATAGEVVKSGGKIIEAVFSSNAGGQTAHPSEVWNGGAGVFTNVVSSGDTSAQAGLHTWYHVLLSSGVSGYIREDNIKELTTKTNAGLAKVTVTAQNTNVRAIPLIQSTVEPVAKMNPGNEAVVLAKVAQSNDYAWVRGPFTSAQLVKSLQGKTTASVPASISTLEVTKRGPSGRALEVTANGQAMTVKYADTYRSALGGLPSTLFDIAGTGSYTVLGADGKTASKTGSNGAAVMSASGTGSSSGNALVVMSGDGQARAVTQGQTFMFIGQGNGHGLGLSQWGAKGMADEGYDYQAILKHYYQNATIVKE; encoded by the coding sequence GTGGGAAAAGCAATACGAACGAAGAAGTGGAGTCGTCGATTGAAGGTACTGGCGGCAGCTCTTTTGACAGTGGGTTGTCTGCAAGTGCCTGCTTATGCAGCGGGAAATGATGGACAAACGATCCGGGTAGCCTTGTTTGCGAATCTGGGCAGTACGTATAAATCAACTACACCACTTATTACGCTTGAATCGACGGGACAATGGAGTATCCAATCAGAGAGTGGTGCTAATGTAAGCCTTCCGGCAGGGCAAGTTCGTTTCAGTGCAGATGGTTTCAGAGTGAAAGTGTTGGAAACAGCAGATTTCAAGGCAGCATCTGCAGCAGCAAAATTGTTGCAAGCAACCGCGGATAAGCCATTGCTGTTCACAACGTCCATGAATGGAAATGCCATTTACCAGCTCTACACAGGCAATTATGCAACGGAGGCACTGGCTGGACAAGCTGTTACACGGGTACAAAAGGCAGCAGCAGCTCAATTGGCTGGTCAAAAGCCAACTGTGACCGGAAGTAAGCGCCTGTCTGCTGGAACGTATGGTTCACTTCAGGAAGCAGAGGCAGCGCAAGCCAACCTTTTATCAACAGGAGTTAGTAGTGCTTATCCGGTCCTTCAACTGAGTGGAGGAAGCCAAGCATATGCAGTATGGGTGGGTGAAGCTTCAACGGATGCGGAATTAACCGCATTAAAGAACAGTGTGGAAGCCAAAGCTCCGGGGGTAAGCCTTTCACCTGTCAACAATAGTGCAGGGCTCATCATTCGCCAGGATGCAGGATTAAGTACGGATGCACTCAAAACAGCTCCCCATTACACCATTGCAGGTACTGAATCCAAAGCATTGGTACAAGGGAATGGCAATGGGATCAAAGTAGTGGAACGTTCCCAGCGAACGTATCGTGGAGATATGGAAATCAGCATCGTAAGTGGTGATCTGGCGTTGGTCAATGTCGTTCCACTGGAGCAATACCTGTACTCTGTCGTAGGGGCAGAGGTGTATTCCTCCTGGCCTGCTGAAGCTCTGAAAGTTCAAGCCGTAGCTGCCCGATCCTACGCGCTTCAACAGGGTGAACGTTTCAAAATTGCCAATGTTGTGGATACAACGCTCAGCCAAGCCTATAACGGGATTGGTTCGGAGAACGATAAAGTAACCAGCGCAGTAGATGCAACTGCTGGAGAAGTAGTCAAGAGCGGTGGGAAAATTATCGAAGCGGTGTTCTCCTCCAATGCGGGCGGACAGACCGCTCATCCTTCTGAGGTATGGAACGGCGGAGCAGGTGTGTTCACCAATGTGGTTAGCTCAGGGGATACATCAGCCCAGGCAGGATTACATACGTGGTACCATGTGCTGCTGAGTTCAGGCGTTAGCGGGTACATTCGTGAGGATAACATCAAAGAATTAACGACCAAGACCAATGCGGGACTGGCAAAAGTGACGGTAACGGCTCAGAACACCAATGTACGTGCCATTCCATTAATTCAATCCACCGTTGAACCTGTAGCCAAAATGAATCCAGGCAACGAAGCTGTTGTACTGGCAAAAGTGGCTCAATCGAATGATTATGCTTGGGTGAGAGGACCTTTCACGTCTGCACAGTTGGTTAAATCCCTTCAGGGTAAAACAACAGCGTCTGTTCCTGCTTCAATCTCAACCTTGGAAGTGACCAAGCGTGGACCTTCCGGAAGAGCACTTGAAGTCACTGCCAACGGACAGGCTATGACGGTGAAATATGCCGATACATACCGCTCTGCGCTTGGTGGATTACCGAGCACTTTATTTGATATTGCAGGAACCGGAAGTTATACTGTATTAGGCGCTGACGGCAAAACAGCCAGCAAAACCGGTTCTAATGGTGCTGCTGTAATGTCTGCCTCTGGTACAGGCTCATCATCCGGTAATGCCCTTGTGGTGATGAGTGGTGATGGTCAAGCGAGAGCGGTAACGCAGGGTCAGACCTTCATGTTCATCGGTCAGGGCAATGGCCACGGATTGGGTTTGTCCCAATGGGGAGCCAAAGGCATGGCAGATGAGGGGTATGATTACCAGGCAATATTGAAACACTATTATCAAAATGCGACTATTGTTAAGGAATGA
- a CDS encoding BofC C-terminal domain-containing protein, which yields MNTFNFRKQFKRRWRRWKRTVWMTAALLAVTILAYSGLSISSAIERLLTTNFSEATSVMGPVTQETRSEQEIQALVEQLDSDPDHLTSVVLETQYICGVETEQLGKMARPQLKMLLAQHPEWDATVGTSDELHLKQRVDDLSSLCKQQAYISIDAVGNLNLYEGKPAKEKVIRTFFQLDVGTLESSLPEGVLDQLQQGIRIQDKDEYDSVISTFSDYAVDEDHHLIRNGG from the coding sequence GTGAACACGTTTAACTTCAGAAAACAATTCAAGAGACGCTGGCGACGGTGGAAACGAACAGTATGGATGACGGCGGCTCTGCTTGCAGTTACGATATTGGCTTATAGCGGGTTGTCCATCTCATCGGCGATTGAGCGTTTGCTGACAACTAATTTTAGTGAGGCAACCAGTGTGATGGGGCCTGTTACGCAGGAAACAAGATCTGAACAGGAGATTCAGGCGTTAGTAGAGCAACTTGATTCTGATCCGGATCATTTGACAAGTGTGGTTTTGGAAACACAGTACATCTGCGGAGTGGAGACAGAGCAGTTAGGCAAGATGGCTAGACCGCAGTTGAAGATGCTCCTTGCTCAACATCCGGAATGGGATGCTACCGTCGGAACATCAGATGAGTTGCATTTGAAGCAACGTGTAGATGATCTTTCATCGCTTTGTAAACAGCAGGCTTATATCAGCATAGATGCTGTAGGGAACCTTAATTTGTACGAGGGTAAGCCGGCAAAAGAGAAGGTTATTCGTACGTTCTTTCAATTGGATGTTGGGACGTTGGAAAGTTCTTTGCCTGAAGGGGTGCTGGATCAATTGCAGCAGGGGATTCGGATTCAGGACAAGGATGAGTATGATAGCGTGATTTCTACGTTCAGTGACTACGCCGTGGATGAAGATCATCATTTAATCCGTAATGGCGGGTAA